In Carnobacterium sp. CP1, the following are encoded in one genomic region:
- a CDS encoding head maturation protease, ClpP-related, producing MNKMIKINLKGPIVNDSQKRIYDWMGMDAVCPKDISDNLPDNGEEIELTVNSPGGIVDAGSEIYTALREYTGQITAKVVGMAASAASVVIMAADTVKISPTARIMIHNGWRYAEGDHRDMESAKEALTTADKGIRSAYISKTKLSESEITELMNKETYMDAQKALDLGFADEIMFQEDAIALAASVENGLLSETAINKVRTIMAKESDEPPFIAPAVNLEEIAQMKNELLKEEILNSLY from the coding sequence ATGAACAAGATGATAAAGATTAACTTGAAAGGTCCAATTGTAAACGATAGTCAAAAACGTATATATGATTGGATGGGTATGGATGCGGTATGTCCTAAAGATATCTCCGATAACTTACCAGATAATGGAGAAGAAATTGAACTAACCGTAAATTCACCTGGGGGGATAGTGGATGCTGGAAGTGAAATCTACACTGCTCTTAGAGAATATACAGGCCAAATAACAGCTAAAGTCGTTGGTATGGCAGCAAGTGCTGCTTCAGTAGTTATTATGGCAGCTGACACGGTTAAAATATCACCAACAGCAAGAATAATGATTCATAACGGCTGGAGATACGCTGAAGGTGACCATAGAGACATGGAATCAGCAAAAGAGGCTTTAACAACAGCTGATAAAGGTATCAGAAGTGCCTATATCAGTAAAACGAAGTTATCAGAATCAGAAATAACTGAACTGATGAATAAGGAAACTTACATGGATGCGCAAAAAGCATTAGATTTAGGTTTTGCAGACGAAATTATGTTTCAAGAAGATGCGATAGCTTTAGCTGCAAGTGTAGAAAATGGCCTTTTGTCTGAAACAGCTATAAATAAAGTTAGAACTATTATGGCTAAAGAAAGTGACGAACCACCTTTTATTGCTCCTGCAGTTAATTTAGAAGAAATTGCTCAAATGAAAAACGAGTTATTAAAAGAAGAAATATTAAATAGTTTGTACTAG
- a CDS encoding phage head closure protein produces the protein MITRNMNERITFFVIKNGQNEDGEVIPGQKEELFTCWAEASKATVKEFRERTTQDMAGEGIKKRKDTIIFNIRYQQKRVVDSTMMIVFRGNDYEILNVETDFMRKDFSMISAVMIE, from the coding sequence ATGATCACTAGAAATATGAATGAACGTATTACTTTTTTCGTTATTAAAAATGGCCAAAATGAAGATGGTGAAGTTATTCCTGGACAAAAAGAAGAATTGTTTACTTGTTGGGCAGAGGCTAGCAAAGCTACTGTTAAAGAATTTAGAGAACGGACCACTCAAGACATGGCCGGTGAAGGAATCAAGAAACGGAAAGACACCATTATCTTTAATATCCGTTACCAACAAAAACGAGTAGTTGATTCAACTATGATGATTGTTTTTAGAGGGAATGACTACGAAATATTAAATGTTGAAACAGACTTTATGAGAAAAGATTTTAGTATGATAAGCGCGGTGATGATCGAATGA
- a CDS encoding head-tail connector protein: protein MNLTPDELQNLKLYCKVDHDFEDDLLMEMVEGVELQICDAIEQGSAPQSFLKDARFSLAVKKQVKEEYEHRGLSADSERYPLANGVLNIIHQLRYRKVEINDH from the coding sequence ATGAATTTAACACCGGATGAACTCCAAAATTTGAAACTTTATTGCAAAGTGGATCATGACTTTGAAGATGATTTGTTAATGGAAATGGTTGAGGGAGTAGAATTGCAAATTTGCGATGCGATTGAGCAAGGTTCTGCTCCTCAATCTTTTTTAAAGGATGCACGATTTTCATTGGCTGTAAAAAAACAAGTGAAAGAAGAATATGAACACCGTGGTTTATCTGCTGATTCTGAACGCTATCCATTGGCTAATGGTGTTTTAAACATTATCCACCAATTGCGCTACAGAAAGGTTGAGATAAATGATCACTAG
- the gpG gene encoding phage tail assembly chaperone G, with product MVAIELTIDGKVKKFEKKELFIRENIAAMQFSFKQNKYLNKEDQTEEDIEENQTNFADFISYVFNREFTAEEFINGCTIKDSKKAENIYIECLGGKSDDEKKDQA from the coding sequence ATGGTAGCAATTGAATTGACGATTGATGGAAAAGTTAAGAAGTTTGAAAAGAAAGAGCTGTTCATACGAGAAAACATTGCTGCGATGCAGTTTAGTTTTAAGCAAAACAAATACTTAAATAAAGAAGATCAAACAGAAGAAGATATTGAAGAAAATCAAACAAATTTTGCTGACTTTATTTCTTATGTCTTCAATCGAGAGTTTACAGCAGAGGAATTTATCAATGGTTGCACCATAAAGGATTCAAAAAAAGCTGAAAATATTTATATCGAATGCCTTGGAGGAAAAAGCGACGACGAAAAAAAGGACCAAGCCTAA
- a CDS encoding phage major capsid protein: MFNEKVEALKANIKELSATINTQKGEITAKLNAEDLEGAKNIKDLREENKAKLETEKATLATYEAALEPDGVSNESDGTKKVVGDPTDEYRNAINNFIRTKGYDVNGLKMEGKDEAIVPYSVIKNEITPTTDGIVKQDTKLVTSDDTSYIPSHEVNTVVDLKRFTRLIPAKKGKGSYPVLKSATTKMISVAELEKNPKLAKPEFDNVDWTVLTYRGAIPLSQESIDDADVDLISLVNENVNEIKLNTTNSAVATVMKTFTAKNISDLDDLKAIQNVELDPAYVISYVVSQSFYQFLDTVKDGNGRYLLQDSIISPTGKVFSGHPIFVIKDEEFGAAGDSKAWVGDMKRAILFADRKNLGLRWADNEIYGQYLQAVTRFDVKVADKKAGFFLTYTAPVGE, encoded by the coding sequence ATGTTTAACGAAAAAGTAGAGGCTTTAAAAGCTAATATCAAGGAATTATCAGCAACAATTAATACTCAAAAAGGTGAAATCACAGCTAAGTTAAACGCTGAAGATTTAGAAGGCGCTAAAAATATTAAGGATCTACGCGAAGAAAACAAAGCGAAGTTAGAAACAGAGAAAGCGACGTTAGCAACTTATGAAGCTGCACTAGAACCAGATGGTGTATCGAATGAATCAGATGGAACTAAAAAGGTTGTTGGTGATCCAACTGATGAATATCGTAATGCGATTAATAATTTTATCCGAACAAAAGGTTACGATGTTAATGGTTTGAAAATGGAAGGAAAAGATGAAGCTATTGTTCCATATTCTGTTATTAAGAATGAAATTACTCCAACAACAGATGGGATTGTTAAACAAGATACTAAACTTGTTACTTCTGATGATACTTCATACATTCCCAGCCATGAAGTAAATACAGTAGTTGATTTGAAACGTTTCACTCGCTTAATTCCTGCCAAAAAAGGTAAAGGATCATATCCTGTTTTGAAATCAGCGACCACAAAAATGATCAGTGTAGCTGAGTTAGAAAAGAATCCTAAACTAGCAAAACCTGAATTTGATAACGTAGATTGGACAGTCTTAACTTATCGTGGTGCCATTCCGTTGTCTCAAGAATCAATTGATGATGCAGATGTTGATTTAATTAGTTTAGTAAATGAAAACGTCAATGAAATCAAACTCAACACAACAAACTCAGCCGTGGCAACAGTTATGAAAACATTTACTGCTAAAAACATCTCTGATTTAGATGATTTAAAAGCGATCCAAAACGTAGAACTAGATCCTGCATATGTAATTTCTTACGTTGTCTCTCAATCATTCTACCAATTCTTAGATACAGTAAAAGATGGTAATGGTCGTTACTTATTGCAAGACTCTATCATCAGCCCCACTGGAAAAGTTTTTTCTGGTCACCCTATTTTTGTTATTAAAGATGAAGAATTTGGAGCAGCTGGAGACAGCAAGGCATGGGTAGGAGACATGAAACGCGCTATCTTATTTGCAGATCGTAAAAATTTAGGGCTACGTTGGGCAGACAATGAAATCTATGGTCAATACTTGCAAGCTGTTACTCGTTTTGATGTAAAAGTAGCTGATAAGAAAGCTGGCTTCTTCTTAACTTACACAGCACCAGTGGGGGAGTAA
- a CDS encoding phage portal protein, with protein sequence MAYFKSIQGNVGYDDYIESVLAGSNTPQYVGLSALKNSDILTAVSIIAGDIARFPIIKKDLDDNIVQDEELSYLLNVRSTSNATARAWKFAMTVNAILTGNSYSRALRDPTTNKIIQYVFYRPSETLVEEDVDTHRLTYTFTDSATGKVFNCNDNDVVHWKFFTHDTVTGRSPLLSLADEIALQENGVDTLKKFFKSGFSSGILTMKGAQLNKEARKRAREEFDYMREGSTGGSPLVMDSTQEFSPLEIDTNVLQLINSNNYSTAQIAKCLRIPAYKLAVNSPNQSVKQLNEDYITNDLPFYFDAITSEHGLKNFGETERRKYRLVFDTRAVTGRNVEEVIKLYNGGIYTGNDALVDLGKSPDTDPNMKRRKASLNYVWADKVEEYQDKRNGQKQVKGGDEQDDKD encoded by the coding sequence ATGGCATATTTTAAATCAATACAAGGTAACGTTGGCTATGATGACTACATCGAATCGGTGTTAGCTGGTAGCAACACACCACAGTATGTCGGACTGTCCGCCTTAAAAAACAGTGACATACTAACTGCAGTATCTATTATCGCGGGAGATATAGCTCGCTTCCCAATAATCAAAAAAGACTTAGACGACAATATTGTTCAAGATGAAGAGTTGAGTTACTTATTGAATGTTCGATCAACATCAAATGCTACTGCGAGGGCATGGAAATTCGCCATGACGGTAAATGCTATTTTAACCGGAAATTCTTATTCAAGAGCTTTACGAGATCCAACAACAAATAAAATTATTCAATATGTATTTTATCGTCCTTCAGAAACTTTAGTAGAAGAAGATGTGGATACACATAGATTAACTTACACATTTACTGACTCTGCTACTGGAAAAGTATTTAATTGCAACGATAACGATGTTGTTCATTGGAAATTTTTTACGCATGACACAGTTACCGGACGTTCCCCTCTCTTATCACTTGCTGACGAGATAGCATTGCAAGAAAACGGAGTAGATACTCTTAAAAAGTTTTTTAAAAGTGGTTTTTCTAGTGGGATATTGACGATGAAAGGCGCTCAATTGAATAAAGAAGCTAGAAAAAGAGCTAGAGAAGAATTTGATTATATGCGTGAAGGCTCAACTGGAGGAAGCCCATTAGTGATGGACTCTACACAAGAATTTTCTCCTTTGGAAATCGATACAAACGTTCTTCAACTTATTAACTCAAATAATTATTCGACAGCTCAAATTGCTAAATGTTTACGTATACCCGCATATAAGTTAGCAGTGAATAGTCCTAACCAATCTGTCAAGCAGCTTAATGAAGATTATATAACAAATGATCTTCCTTTTTATTTTGATGCCATTACAAGTGAACATGGGCTTAAGAATTTTGGTGAAACGGAACGTAGAAAATACCGGTTAGTGTTTGATACGAGAGCAGTTACTGGAAGGAATGTAGAAGAAGTCATTAAGCTTTATAATGGCGGAATTTACACTGGAAATGATGCACTGGTTGATCTAGGTAAATCTCCGGATACAGATCCTAACATGAAAAGAAGAAAGGCCAGTTTGAACTATGTTTGGGCTGACAAGGTTGAGGAGTACCAAGATAAAAGGAACGGACAAAAACAAGTGAAGGGTGGTGATGAACAAGATGATAAAGATTAA
- a CDS encoding phage tail tape measure protein: MNGNLGHIAATATLNIDPFQQSTRVLGTQIRSLDKALKAQETAFKNSGKSINSMKATYTQTGQSAKAYSALLTQQKAKYDELKKGIGDVSKATAGQKTDLLSAEAAMNGTASKLETLTGKYNDLGKTIAIQESNWTKVGTSLQAIGDKGKKIGDGLTSFGNKWTVGVTAPIIAGVAGSVKAAIDFESAFAGVKKTVDEVVDSNGIVVISYKELSKGIREMSKELPASAVEISNVAEAAGQLGIQTENVLSFSKTMIDLGESTNMGATEAATALARFANITGLSQDKFSNLGSAIVDLGNNFATTESEIVAMSLRLAGAGAQIGLSEADILGLSAALSSVGIESEAGGSAFSKIMVNMQLAAAKGGQELEDFANIAGMSAADFKKAFETDAVGAIGAFVEGLGKAEEKGTTAIELLDEMGISEVRLRDALLRAGNASELFGGAVEMSNKAFSENTALTEEASKRYETTESKLKILRNQVTDTAIEFGGPFVDALRNGLEAAEPLIQTLGNLAQSFSEASPEMQGTIVKALAFTAAIGPASSILGKFISIGSGGLSMMGGLAKHFGVVSGTAKASSAAFEIAADGTLKLLGGTEALSAGMVGASGSSAGLIASLGAIAPALLVVGGVVAAGAVVWKVWGEDAWKAGERTRKWGTDVGESADKALNEFQTMSDEASLATDLMAFNIEEGTTRAVGAYEGMSNSIKEDIQETISETEEGLAGLPESVRKIVGESMTEGMAEQTKMIAEVDKIQSAITGIYENALAENREVTDAELTVIENYHSRLAEIRSETLQLSAEEQRSVQAVMANDLKEFSAEQLRQRIEMLHEEKTAIQAGYAEQAALLEEQRTSGKISGQEYNDAMSALRISELEDLKEIGAEYIKVWEEQGNVPVEVQKKMLADMGLNYDEIQARIELANQKIDQSNQSMIESSKGASEEVREANEAWNGMILDEKTGEVKTNLDEVITEASQSEEGWNNLEFIMQNAELDTNAKEKIMEALMANGKWWEMDFPTQFADVETNAGETATYFLQSNYDWENMEYKDQMAILNTNTPEMLKQALMDTGVWNNLSPSEQEMIMTTTAGAAAKQALIATGQWDSLSPKQKEMVVTSNSTQKALEGVQAASSWNGKEWVPKDIRVETNAATVASSAQRSIDGVVGKTVTIKTIKENITSYQTIQKGGLGGPRLAKGTNFHIGGLATLGDGGNHEPYLTPQGEFGISPNVDTLFNLPRGTKVWPTIEKFKAAIPKFANGTDIADTKIMNTLSMMSNVTRNNGNRQSPANNSETARESSSQTVINQLVDGQNALTTMMSQLINNSGKPIYFNFNGKQFGQLLVPILDQQDGQRIQDAEGRIFI; the protein is encoded by the coding sequence ATGAATGGTAATTTAGGCCATATAGCAGCAACAGCCACATTAAATATTGACCCGTTTCAACAAAGTACCAGAGTATTAGGGACACAAATCCGATCGCTGGATAAAGCTTTGAAAGCACAAGAAACAGCCTTTAAAAATAGCGGGAAATCAATAAATAGCATGAAAGCGACTTATACCCAAACCGGACAAAGTGCTAAAGCATATAGTGCTTTATTAACCCAACAAAAAGCGAAATATGATGAACTTAAAAAAGGCATTGGTGATGTGAGCAAAGCCACTGCTGGCCAAAAGACAGATTTATTAAGTGCTGAGGCAGCAATGAACGGAACTGCAAGTAAGCTAGAAACACTTACTGGAAAATATAACGACTTAGGAAAAACGATTGCTATTCAAGAATCGAATTGGACTAAAGTTGGAACCAGTTTACAAGCTATTGGCGACAAAGGGAAGAAAATCGGCGATGGACTAACCAGTTTTGGGAACAAGTGGACCGTTGGCGTGACAGCACCTATTATCGCAGGGGTTGCAGGAAGTGTTAAAGCTGCAATAGATTTCGAATCAGCTTTCGCAGGAGTAAAGAAAACAGTTGATGAAGTAGTCGATTCAAACGGTATTGTCGTTATTTCTTATAAGGAACTATCAAAGGGCATAAGAGAAATGTCAAAAGAATTGCCTGCTAGTGCTGTAGAAATATCAAACGTGGCTGAAGCGGCTGGACAATTAGGTATCCAAACAGAAAATGTTCTTTCTTTCTCTAAAACGATGATAGATTTAGGTGAATCTACAAATATGGGAGCAACTGAAGCTGCAACTGCATTGGCTAGGTTTGCAAACATAACGGGACTAAGTCAAGATAAGTTCTCTAATTTAGGCTCTGCAATCGTGGATTTAGGAAACAACTTTGCTACTACTGAAAGTGAAATAGTAGCAATGTCTCTTAGGCTGGCCGGTGCAGGTGCACAAATTGGACTTAGTGAAGCAGACATACTAGGACTTTCAGCGGCGTTAAGTTCTGTAGGCATAGAAAGTGAAGCAGGTGGTTCTGCTTTCAGTAAAATTATGGTGAATATGCAATTAGCTGCAGCAAAAGGTGGGCAAGAATTAGAAGACTTTGCAAACATAGCTGGAATGAGTGCTGCTGACTTTAAAAAAGCCTTTGAAACTGATGCTGTTGGAGCAATTGGGGCATTCGTTGAAGGATTAGGAAAAGCTGAAGAAAAAGGAACGACAGCAATAGAGTTATTAGATGAGATGGGTATTTCAGAAGTTCGCTTACGTGATGCTCTTTTGCGTGCAGGTAATGCAAGCGAGTTGTTTGGTGGTGCTGTTGAAATGTCTAATAAAGCGTTTAGTGAAAACACGGCTCTAACTGAAGAAGCAAGCAAACGTTACGAAACAACCGAATCAAAACTGAAAATATTAAGAAATCAAGTAACAGATACAGCTATTGAGTTTGGTGGTCCTTTTGTAGATGCTTTAAGAAACGGATTAGAAGCTGCTGAACCATTAATTCAAACTCTAGGAAACTTAGCTCAATCCTTTAGTGAAGCTAGTCCTGAAATGCAAGGTACTATCGTCAAAGCGTTAGCGTTCACTGCTGCAATAGGTCCAGCAAGTAGTATTCTAGGGAAGTTTATCAGCATTGGTAGTGGCGGACTGTCTATGATGGGAGGGCTTGCTAAACATTTTGGAGTAGTAAGTGGAACGGCTAAAGCTAGTTCTGCAGCATTTGAAATTGCGGCTGATGGAACATTGAAACTATTAGGTGGAACAGAAGCTTTGAGTGCTGGGATGGTAGGTGCTTCCGGAAGCTCTGCTGGTTTAATTGCTTCGCTTGGTGCCATTGCCCCAGCTTTACTAGTGGTAGGCGGCGTAGTTGCTGCAGGAGCGGTTGTCTGGAAAGTATGGGGAGAAGATGCATGGAAAGCAGGGGAGCGAACACGTAAGTGGGGCACCGACGTTGGTGAAAGTGCAGACAAAGCCTTGAATGAATTCCAAACAATGTCTGATGAAGCCAGCCTTGCCACTGATTTGATGGCTTTCAATATAGAAGAAGGAACCACTAGAGCTGTTGGTGCTTATGAGGGCATGTCTAACAGCATTAAAGAAGACATTCAAGAAACGATCTCTGAAACAGAAGAAGGATTGGCTGGTCTACCTGAATCAGTAAGAAAAATTGTCGGAGAGTCAATGACAGAGGGAATGGCTGAACAGACCAAAATGATCGCTGAAGTGGATAAAATACAATCAGCGATTACAGGAATATATGAAAATGCATTAGCTGAAAATAGAGAAGTAACCGATGCTGAATTAACCGTCATAGAAAACTATCATTCTCGATTAGCTGAAATCAGAAGTGAAACACTTCAACTGAGTGCTGAAGAACAACGAAGTGTGCAGGCCGTTATGGCTAATGATCTGAAAGAATTTTCTGCTGAACAGTTAAGGCAACGTATAGAAATGTTACATGAAGAAAAAACAGCTATTCAAGCTGGTTATGCTGAACAAGCTGCACTATTAGAAGAGCAACGAACAAGCGGGAAAATTAGTGGACAGGAGTACAATGATGCGATGTCTGCTTTACGTATTTCTGAGTTAGAAGACTTGAAAGAAATAGGCGCTGAATATATTAAAGTTTGGGAAGAACAAGGTAATGTTCCTGTGGAAGTTCAGAAGAAAATGCTTGCTGATATGGGACTTAATTATGATGAAATTCAAGCTAGAATCGAATTAGCTAACCAGAAAATAGACCAATCGAATCAAAGCATGATTGAATCATCAAAAGGTGCTTCTGAAGAAGTTCGTGAAGCGAATGAAGCTTGGAACGGTATGATACTTGATGAAAAAACCGGTGAAGTTAAAACAAACCTTGATGAAGTTATTACTGAAGCCAGCCAGTCTGAAGAAGGTTGGAACAATCTTGAATTTATCATGCAAAACGCTGAATTAGATACTAACGCTAAAGAAAAAATTATGGAAGCGTTAATGGCTAATGGTAAATGGTGGGAAATGGACTTCCCTACTCAATTCGCAGACGTCGAAACAAACGCTGGGGAAACCGCAACTTATTTCTTGCAGTCAAATTATGATTGGGAAAATATGGAATACAAAGATCAGATGGCTATTTTAAATACCAATACCCCCGAAATGCTTAAACAAGCATTAATGGATACAGGTGTTTGGAATAATTTGAGTCCATCTGAACAAGAGATGATCATGACTACCACAGCTGGCGCTGCTGCAAAACAAGCATTAATCGCAACAGGTCAATGGGATTCTTTAAGCCCAAAGCAAAAAGAAATGGTTGTGACAAGTAATTCCACACAGAAAGCATTAGAAGGCGTTCAAGCTGCTAGTAGTTGGAACGGTAAAGAGTGGGTACCCAAAGATATCCGAGTCGAGACAAACGCAGCAACAGTTGCTAGTTCTGCTCAAAGGTCGATAGACGGAGTGGTTGGTAAAACAGTTACGATTAAAACCATTAAGGAAAATATTACCAGCTACCAAACCATTCAAAAGGGAGGTTTAGGTGGACCTAGATTAGCTAAAGGAACGAATTTCCATATTGGTGGGCTTGCTACATTAGGTGACGGTGGAAATCATGAGCCTTATTTAACTCCGCAAGGTGAATTTGGTATTTCTCCTAATGTAGATACCCTATTTAATTTGCCAAGAGGAACTAAAGTTTGGCCGACAATAGAAAAGTTCAAAGCTGCAATACCTAAATTTGCAAATGGCACTGATATTGCTGACACAAAAATAATGAACACATTAAGCATGATGAGCAACGTTACTAGAAACAACGGTAATAGACAATCTCCCGCAAACAATTCTGAAACGGCGCGAGAATCGTCCTCTCAAACAGTGATAAATCAGTTAGTTGATGGTCAAAATGCTTTAACCACTATGATGAGTCAATTAATTAATAATAGTGGTAAACCTATTTACTTTAATTTTAATGGTAAACAATTTGGTCAGCTATTAGTTCCTATTTTAGATCAACAAGATGGCCAAAGAATACAAGATGCTGAAGGGAGGATATTTATTTGA
- a CDS encoding HeH/LEM domain-containing protein, whose translation MAAVDYNSLTVVDLKALLDERGIEYKSGDNKAALIALLEG comes from the coding sequence GTGGCGGCAGTAGACTATAACAGCCTGACTGTTGTTGATTTAAAAGCTTTGCTTGATGAAAGAGGCATTGAGTATAAATCAGGTGATAACAAAGCAGCATTAATTGCATTGTTGGAGGGATAG
- a CDS encoding major tail protein — MGKVKFGLSAVEYGKVDSDNTVKVTNKLPGVKTAKINITNELVTVMADDGPDAVLSGGITDTQLELAVLDLASTARVDFFGITIEKGVEKYNKNLTPNDIAIMFKTKMEDGKAVWFGLLKGKFNIPGFDGATKEGTPAPTTDATTGQFVARGDEEEGDILYIGREDNEDFVFEDFKKMVFPSTPVLP; from the coding sequence ATGGGAAAAGTAAAATTTGGTTTAAGTGCAGTAGAATACGGGAAAGTTGATTCTGATAACACGGTAAAAGTAACGAACAAGTTGCCGGGAGTAAAAACAGCGAAGATCAATATCACAAATGAATTAGTAACGGTTATGGCTGATGATGGTCCAGATGCAGTTCTATCAGGAGGCATTACAGATACTCAATTAGAGCTAGCCGTTTTAGATTTAGCTTCTACAGCTCGTGTTGATTTCTTTGGAATCACGATTGAAAAAGGAGTAGAAAAATATAACAAAAACCTAACTCCTAACGACATTGCGATTATGTTTAAAACGAAAATGGAAGACGGGAAAGCCGTTTGGTTCGGTCTTTTGAAAGGTAAGTTCAATATCCCTGGTTTCGATGGAGCGACAAAAGAAGGAACGCCTGCACCAACTACTGATGCTACTACTGGTCAATTTGTTGCTCGTGGAGATGAAGAAGAAGGCGATATTTTATATATCGGTCGTGAAGATAATGAAGACTTTGTCTTTGAAGACTTCAAGAAAATGGTATTCCCAAGCACTCCGGTGTTGCCCTGA
- a CDS encoding HK97-gp10 family putative phage morphogenesis protein yields MTTGTNDLLANLTKLQLNNKSAARKAVDEGAQLFAKNLTANTPIGETGEMAASVEVSGFKGANQGLIEKDIGYNHAVGNRVHYPDTGTIYQSAQNFVEQTINQSTPQVQEIYREQIMKGLKL; encoded by the coding sequence ATGACAACCGGAACAAATGATCTTCTTGCTAACCTTACGAAGCTGCAGCTAAATAATAAAAGTGCAGCGCGTAAAGCGGTAGATGAGGGAGCGCAGTTGTTTGCTAAGAATTTAACGGCAAATACACCAATCGGTGAAACGGGAGAGATGGCTGCAAGTGTAGAAGTTTCTGGTTTTAAAGGCGCTAATCAAGGTTTAATTGAAAAAGATATCGGATATAACCATGCCGTCGGGAATCGAGTTCACTATCCAGACACGGGAACAATTTACCAAAGCGCTCAGAACTTTGTTGAACAGACCATTAATCAATCTACACCGCAAGTGCAAGAAATATACAGAGAACAAATCATGAAGGGGTTGAAGCTATAA